CAGAGTCAAAGCGTACTCCGTGGCTTTTTGCTCTGCGGATAACAACTCTTCTAACGTACGTCCTCCCAGGAATTGGATGTCAGCAGGCAACTCCGGGTCAGAAGGAATAGCCTGGGACTCCCGGAATTTTTCTACTGTGACAAAGGTAATCACCTTGTCGTCCGGTCCTTCCACATATAATTGAACTTGAGAATGCTGGTCCGTCACACCCAGAGCTTTGACAGGAGTCTGACCAACGTTGATAACACGGCCTTGCCGGTCATAGGATTTTCCTAAACTTTCTGCCCATAATTGAGCATACCAGTCTGCCATGGTTTTTAAGCCATCAGCATAAGGCATAAAAACAGAAATATTCTTGCCTTTTTGCCAGGACAAATAAGCTAATGCTGCTCGAAGTTGGGCAGGATTGGAGAACACCCCCTGTGTTTCCCGTACCCACCTGTCCATACTTAAGGCGCCTTCCAAAAGCTGTTCAATATCGATACTGCATATTGCCGCAGCCAGCAATCCCACAGGAGTAAGTTCCGAGAATCTCCCTCCTATTCCTTGGGGAATAACGAAGCGCCGAAAGCCTTCCTTTTCAGCTATGGGCAAAAGATTTCCTTTGGCTTTGTCCGTAGTGACGACAATATGTTCTGCATATGTGTCCGGGCATCTCCGGCGCAACATGTCTCGAACAACGAGAAATTGGGCCATTGTTTCGGAAGTGTTGCCGGATTTGGAAATTACATTAAACAGGGTTTTGTCGGGATCAAGCATCTCTAATAATTCATGAACCCTATGGGGGTCAATATTGTCCAAAACATAGAACCTGGGCCGATTGCCTCTTTTTTCGGAAGGAAGTTCATTATAGTAATAATGAGTTAAGGCTTGGTGAACAGCTAAAGGTCCCAGTGCCGAACCCCCAATTCCTAAAACCACAAAATTTTCGAATCGTCCCGCGACATTATCTGCATAATCAACAATCTCAGAAACTTGATCTTTCATAGCAGGCAGTAATTTGGAAAAATCCAGCTCGCCGGCCTGCCAACGGGTATTAAGAGAAGTTTGAGCTTGTTGCAATAGGTTTTGAAGATCCGCCAAGTCTTCTTTGCTAAGTCCTTTGGGATTTTGCTGATTTCTCATCATGCCGGTAAAATCTATGTTAAGTTTAAATTGACCTTGATTATTCATAACTAAGGCTCCTCTCACCACGTTTCCCTAATTAAATTGAGAGCTGATTAGCCAATTCATAAAGGTCTTGATTAAATGGCCGCCGCTCTCCGTATGCAACATCCAAGGGTCTGGAAACAACCACTTGATTAACATAAGCAGTCATCTTATTGGTCTCATTGGCCAGAATGATTTCCACGGCCTTTCCTCCCATAGAAGCAGCTATCACAGCATCTAAGGCACTGGGGTTTCCACCCCGCTGTAAATGTCCCAGTATGGTAATCCGGGTTTCAAACCCGGTACGGGAACGTAATTCCTCGCCGATTTCATAGGCTTTTCCCACACCTTCTGAAACAATGATGATACTGTGATTCTTCCCACGCTGATGGCCTCGTTTCAACTTATCACAGATTTCCTCCAAATCATAAGGAATCTCCGGAACCAGAATAGATTCCGCTCCACAGGCTATCCCTGCCTGAAGTGCTATGTTCCCGCAATCCCTGCCCATAACTTCGACAATAAAGGTACGTTCGTGGGATGTGGCAGTATCTCTGATTTTGCTCACAGCATCAATGACGGTATTGACAGCCGTGTCAAATCCAATGGTCAAATCTGTACCCGGTATATCGTTATCAATAGTGCCCGGAATTCCCACAATCTGGATTCCTCTAGCCAGTGTTTGTGCACCCCTGAAGGAACCATCCCCTCCGATAACTACTAAAGCGTCTATTTGATGCTTGTGGAGCTGATCTAAAGCCTTTTGCTGCCCCTCCGGAGTCATCATTTCCTGGCTTCTTGCGGTTTTCAGCAAAGTACCTCCCCGCAGGACAATATCCGCAACAGATCCAATACTCATTTCTTGAATTTCGCCATGGATTAACCCTTCATATCCTCTGCTTATCCCATAAACTTTAACTCCATGATAAATCCCTTTT
This Desulfosporosinus orientis DSM 765 DNA region includes the following protein-coding sequences:
- a CDS encoding glucose-6-phosphate isomerase; translation: MNNQGQFKLNIDFTGMMRNQQNPKGLSKEDLADLQNLLQQAQTSLNTRWQAGELDFSKLLPAMKDQVSEIVDYADNVAGRFENFVVLGIGGSALGPLAVHQALTHYYYNELPSEKRGNRPRFYVLDNIDPHRVHELLEMLDPDKTLFNVISKSGNTSETMAQFLVVRDMLRRRCPDTYAEHIVVTTDKAKGNLLPIAEKEGFRRFVIPQGIGGRFSELTPVGLLAAAICSIDIEQLLEGALSMDRWVRETQGVFSNPAQLRAALAYLSWQKGKNISVFMPYADGLKTMADWYAQLWAESLGKSYDRQGRVINVGQTPVKALGVTDQHSQVQLYVEGPDDKVITFVTVEKFRESQAIPSDPELPADIQFLGGRTLEELLSAEQKATEYALTLAQRLHQKIVLPRLNAHAIGQLLLLLEWETAYMGELFNINAYDQPGVEEGKNGTYALMGRKGYEGRKQEIEEYAKIRYRLEE
- the pfkA gene encoding 6-phosphofructokinase, giving the protein MSRVVQRIGVLTSGGDAPGMNAALRAVVRKGIYHGVKVYGISRGYEGLIHGEIQEMSIGSVADIVLRGGTLLKTARSQEMMTPEGQQKALDQLHKHQIDALVVIGGDGSFRGAQTLARGIQIVGIPGTIDNDIPGTDLTIGFDTAVNTVIDAVSKIRDTATSHERTFIVEVMGRDCGNIALQAGIACGAESILVPEIPYDLEEICDKLKRGHQRGKNHSIIIVSEGVGKAYEIGEELRSRTGFETRITILGHLQRGGNPSALDAVIAASMGGKAVEIILANETNKMTAYVNQVVVSRPLDVAYGERRPFNQDLYELANQLSI